TTCACCCTGGAACAGGTGGGGGCCATCCTCGGGGACGAGATCGGCGTGGAGGAGCTGCGCGGGATGCTGCGGTTGCGCCAGGCCGAGCTGGTGGCGGCGCTGGAGGCGGCGCGGGCCCGGCTCGCCCAGGTCGGTGCGCGGCTCCGAGCCATCGAGAGCGAGGGACGCATGTCCACACAGGACGTCGTCGTCAAGAAGATCCCCGCCGTGCGGATCGCCGAGCTGAGCGCGGTCGCCGCGAGCTTCGGGCCGGAGGACATCACGCCCGTCATCGGGCCGCTGTACGAGGAGCTGTGCGGCCGGCTGGAGGCCGCGGGGGTGACCGGTTTCGGGCCGGGGCTCGCGTACTACGAGGACGCGGGCCGGGGGGACGGGTCGGTGCTGGTGCACGCGGGGATGACCGTGCCCGAGGGGACCGCGGTCGAGGGCGTGCTCGTGCACGTGCTGCCGGGGATCGAGGAGGCGGCGACCATCGTGCACCGGGGCTCGATGGACGACATCATGCCGACCGCGCAGAACCTGGCCCGGTGGATCGAGACGAACGGGTACGAGGCGAGGCACTACGCCCGTGAGCTCTATCTGGAGTGCCCGGAGGACCGGGCCGGGTGGGTGACCGAGCTCCAGGAGCCGATCAGCCGCCCGTGACCGCGAGGGCCCGGGACCTCCGCACAGGTCCCGGGCCCCGTCTCGGGGGGACGCGGGGGCTACTTCAGCAGCGCCTTGCGCAGCCGCAGCGCCCGGCGGGCCAGGCGGCGGACCCTCGGGTGGCGGGGGACCGGCAGGCCGCCCGGCAGGTCGAGGACGGTGAGCCGGCGGCGGGTGAAGTGGTGCCGGGTGCGCTCGGCGTACGGCCCGGAGAGGTGGCGTACGGCCGCCTCCCGCAGGTCGGCCCTTATGTTCGGCTGCATCGCGAAGCCGACCGCGGCGACCAGGTCGTCGAGGCGGGCGGCGTCCGTCACCGGCTCCTCGTCCTCCGGGCCGGGGACCAGCGGCGGGAGGACCGCGTCGACGACCGTCAGCGGG
The Streptomyces roseofulvus genome window above contains:
- a CDS encoding MerR family transcriptional regulator; the encoded protein is MLTIGDFARHGRVSVRMLRHYDAIGLLRPAHVDPRSGYRFYSADQLARLNRVIALKDLGFTLEQVGAILGDEIGVEELRGMLRLRQAELVAALEAARARLAQVGARLRAIESEGRMSTQDVVVKKIPAVRIAELSAVAASFGPEDITPVIGPLYEELCGRLEAAGVTGFGPGLAYYEDAGRGDGSVLVHAGMTVPEGTAVEGVLVHVLPGIEEAATIVHRGSMDDIMPTAQNLARWIETNGYEARHYARELYLECPEDRAGWVTELQEPISRP